A genomic region of Pseudomonas migulae contains the following coding sequences:
- a CDS encoding EAL domain-containing protein — MTLSSDLSGPTVEPRVIRKQYAMEMAVERTRLLYQGSLLPTLFMLINGLVCAGLLWSPQRYFLVSVWLIWLLSLVALRVIQVAAFDSAIPHRQAHPVWRRMFLLGSAMTGLTLAGAGIALVPADNFIQQAWVFGLIGAAALSASVAYAVSLPAFLSFTLPCLLPAIAYLFWGGDPQEQGWGWFGLILLGALSVVAWQVNRLIDRGLLRRFQNQALIEHLQQAQSRSDQLNHELAKEIDQRRRAEDELREIQIGLESRVAQRSLELDAANQALSKSEARLALALKASELGLWDWNLQTDEVHHTHIQELFGLEPEFVTAMLRHLKPRLHPDDLPSLKRALVEHLKGRSEDYQIEYRVRHGDGHWVWIEDRGRAVERSESGRVIRMVGTRRDISASKSLEAQQQLAATVFEAASEGIMIFDPNYALIAVNQAFSRLTGYDIDDMLGRNVVELPCSRDARRHYGSIHQALEQHGSWQGELVETRKNGELYPQWLQLNAVRDTRGNVSHIVGFFADLSARRESEERMRYLTHYDELTGLANRSLFRERLREAHQRVRQGGRSLALLHINLDRFKLLNDSLGHEIADQLLQKMARRLVNALPEADTIARLSGDEFAVLFDAYGSLSSLARVATRLSTKLRVPVNVEGHELVVSASMGISMLPDNAREISALVSQSNMAMQHAKHLGGNNFQFYTDSLQASTLERLQLENQLRKAIEEKQLKVFYQPKLCLATGRLNAAEALVRWEHPTMGNVSPSDFIGLAEETGLIGPIGEFVLRQACWQACEWQRQGLEPIRVSVNLSVHQLRQGKLVSLVRQVLEETGLAPHYLELELTESQLLDSVEHIIATFQQLRDLGVKLAIDDFGTGYSSLSYLKRIPVDYVKIDQAFIRGLGEGSVDAAITRAIIAMAHGLSLKVVAEGVERPEQLEFLQAERCDEVQGYLISRPIEAGGLADLLRAQSDH; from the coding sequence ATGACCCTCAGCTCCGACCTGTCGGGCCCTACTGTGGAGCCCCGGGTTATCCGCAAACAGTACGCCATGGAAATGGCGGTCGAGCGCACGCGTCTGCTTTATCAGGGCTCGCTGCTGCCGACGCTGTTCATGCTGATCAATGGCCTGGTGTGCGCGGGATTGCTCTGGAGTCCGCAGCGCTACTTCCTGGTCAGCGTCTGGCTGATATGGCTGCTGTCGCTGGTGGCATTGCGGGTGATCCAGGTCGCGGCATTCGATTCGGCCATTCCCCATCGCCAGGCGCATCCGGTCTGGCGTCGCATGTTTTTGCTCGGCTCAGCCATGACCGGTTTGACGCTGGCCGGCGCCGGCATCGCCCTGGTGCCCGCCGACAATTTCATCCAGCAAGCCTGGGTGTTCGGCCTGATTGGCGCGGCAGCCCTCTCGGCTAGTGTGGCCTACGCGGTCAGTCTGCCGGCGTTTCTATCCTTTACCTTGCCCTGTCTGTTGCCCGCCATCGCCTATTTATTCTGGGGCGGCGACCCGCAGGAGCAGGGCTGGGGCTGGTTCGGGCTGATCTTGCTGGGGGCGTTGAGCGTGGTCGCCTGGCAGGTCAATCGGCTGATTGATCGCGGGTTGCTGCGACGTTTCCAGAATCAGGCCCTGATCGAACACCTGCAGCAGGCCCAAAGCCGTAGCGACCAGCTGAACCACGAACTGGCCAAGGAGATCGACCAGCGCCGCCGTGCTGAAGACGAGTTGCGCGAAATTCAGATCGGCCTTGAAAGTCGCGTCGCCCAGCGCAGCCTGGAGCTGGACGCGGCCAACCAGGCCCTGAGCAAAAGCGAGGCGCGCCTGGCGCTGGCCTTGAAGGCCAGTGAGCTGGGGCTTTGGGACTGGAACCTGCAAACCGACGAAGTCCATCACACCCATATTCAGGAATTGTTCGGCCTGGAGCCGGAATTCGTCACGGCCATGCTGCGTCACCTCAAGCCGCGCCTGCATCCCGACGATTTGCCATCGCTGAAACGCGCGCTGGTCGAGCATTTGAAGGGCCGCAGCGAGGACTATCAGATTGAATACCGCGTGCGCCATGGCGATGGTCATTGGGTCTGGATCGAGGACCGCGGACGAGCGGTTGAGCGCAGCGAAAGCGGCCGGGTGATCCGCATGGTCGGCACTCGGCGCGACATCAGTGCCAGCAAGAGCCTGGAAGCGCAGCAGCAACTGGCGGCGACGGTGTTCGAGGCGGCCAGCGAAGGCATCATGATTTTCGATCCGAATTACGCCCTCATCGCAGTCAACCAGGCGTTCAGCCGCTTAACGGGCTATGACATCGACGACATGCTCGGACGCAATGTGGTGGAGTTGCCGTGCAGTCGCGACGCCCGCCGCCACTACGGGTCGATTCACCAGGCCCTGGAGCAACACGGCAGTTGGCAGGGCGAACTGGTGGAAACCCGCAAAAACGGCGAACTGTATCCGCAATGGCTGCAATTGAACGCCGTGCGCGATACGCGGGGGAACGTCAGCCATATCGTCGGCTTCTTCGCCGATCTATCGGCGCGGCGCGAATCCGAAGAACGCATGCGCTACCTGACTCACTACGATGAACTGACCGGCCTGGCCAACCGTTCGTTGTTCCGCGAGCGCTTGCGCGAGGCCCATCAGCGCGTGCGTCAGGGCGGACGCAGTCTGGCGTTGCTGCACATCAACCTGGACCGCTTCAAGTTGCTCAACGACAGCCTTGGCCATGAAATCGCCGACCAGCTGTTGCAGAAGATGGCCCGGCGGCTGGTCAATGCACTGCCGGAAGCGGACACCATTGCGCGATTGTCCGGCGATGAGTTCGCGGTGTTGTTCGATGCTTACGGCAGCCTCTCAAGTCTGGCGCGAGTGGCGACGCGCCTGTCGACCAAATTGCGTGTGCCGGTGAACGTCGAAGGACATGAGTTGGTGGTCAGCGCGTCCATGGGTATCAGCATGTTGCCGGACAACGCGCGGGAAATTTCTGCGCTGGTGAGTCAGTCGAACATGGCCATGCAACATGCCAAGCACCTGGGCGGCAACAACTTCCAGTTCTACACCGACAGCCTGCAAGCCAGCACGCTCGAGCGCCTGCAGCTGGAAAATCAGTTGCGTAAAGCCATCGAAGAGAAGCAGTTGAAGGTGTTTTACCAACCCAAACTCTGCCTCGCCACGGGCCGGCTGAATGCCGCGGAGGCCTTGGTGCGCTGGGAACACCCGACCATGGGCAACGTGTCGCCGTCGGACTTCATCGGGCTGGCCGAGGAAACCGGACTGATCGGCCCGATCGGCGAGTTCGTGTTGCGCCAGGCATGCTGGCAGGCCTGTGAATGGCAGCGTCAGGGGCTGGAACCGATTCGGGTGTCGGTCAATTTGTCGGTGCATCAGTTACGGCAGGGCAAGCTGGTCAGCCTGGTGCGTCAGGTGTTGGAGGAAACCGGCCTGGCGCCGCACTACCTCGAACTGGAACTCACGGAAAGCCAGTTGCTGGACAGCGTTGAGCACATCATCGCGACGTTTCAGCAGTTGCGTGATCTTGGGGTGAAACTGGCCATCGACGATTTCGGCACCGGGTATTCGTCCCTGAGTTACCTCAAGCGTATTCCGGTGGATTACGTGAAGATCGATCAGGCGTTTATCCGCGGTCTGGGGGAGGGCAGTGTGGATGCGGCGATTACCCGGGCGATCATTGCGATGGCTCACGGGTTGTCGTTGAAGGTGGTCGCGGAAGGGGTGGAGCGGCCGGAGCAGCTCGAGTTTTTGCAGGCTGAGCGCTGTGATGAAGTGCAGGGATATCTGATCAGTCGCCCGATAGAAGCGGGTGGGTTGGCGGACCTGCTGCGCGCGCAATCCGACCACTGA